Below is a genomic region from Actinoallomurus bryophytorum.
CCCGCGCCGCAGGGCCACGCCGACGGCGGCGCTCAGCAGCGCCCAGTTGGTGAAGTGGCAGAAGTCGTCGAACCAGCCGAGCGTGTCGTACAGGTTCGCGGCGTTGCCCGCGACGTCGATGACGAACGGCGCGACGATCAGCGCGTCGACGTCCCAGGGGTACCGGACCGGCCCGCGGAGGCGGTTCCAGATCAGCCAGATCAGCGGGACGAGTATCGCCGCGACGGGGTAGGTCATGGCGCGGATGCCCATCGCCTTGGCGGCGAAACGCTCCCACTCCGGATGAAGGAGCGCGAAGATCAGCAGTCCTGCCAGCGCCGCCTTCAGCGCCAGGGAGATGGAGGGCCACCAGGGTCGGCGGTCGGGAGGGCTCATTGCCATGGCGGCATTATCCGGGCAGGAGGGCCCGGCCTCAGGCCTTATGCGCAATCGATGGCGTTCTGCCAGGAGTCACGACTCGCGCGGCTGCGGAGCTGCCTCGGACTCGGGGCGGTTCTCCGCGATCCACGCGTCGATCGTCGCCCACCAGTCGTAGAGCCAGCGTTCCCGGTCGGTCTCCGGGATCTCCTCGTACGGGACCCGCCACCAGCGTGCGCGCAGGGGCTGCGTCATCGGGATCTCGCGCCACACGTCGCCCGCCGACAGCAGGTCGTCGGCGCCGGTGTGGGCAACGAAGATGACGTCGGCCATGGGGGCGGCCTCGATCGCCGCGAGCGTCCCGGCCACGTGCGGCGGCAGGACGTTCTTCATCCGCCCGGCACGCCGTGCCTCGGCGTGGTCGCCCTGCCGGCGCAACCTCCGGATCGCACGTACGCGGCGGTGGGGGGTGAAGTTCCCGCCCTCCGGGAAGATCAGCATGGCTCCGCGCGAGTCGAGTCCGGCGGCCAGCCGCCCGATCTCTCCGGCCGCCTCGCCGCGCGGGGCCGCGCTGCCGGTGATGAACGCGTTGGGCAGCCGGTTGAACATCACGTCGAGCGTCGGATCGAGCTGCAGGGTCGTCTTCATGACGATGCGCGGCCGCCGGCCGTAGACGTTGATGAGGTAGTGGACGATCAAGAAGGAGTCGCCCGGACCGGCATGCCGGCTCAGCACGATCACCGGGCGGTCCGCCGAGGCGTTCAACGGCTCCTGGATCTCCACGGTGAGACCGAGGACGCGCGCCGACACGGCGTACACATGGCGGAGGAACCACCCGCACAGCGCGTAGTGCCGTTCGTCGTAGTCGGACGTCCGGCCGCGGATCCACAGGGCGAACGAGGCGAGCAGCGCGGCGCACTCCATCACCGTCCAGGTCACGCCGATCACCGCGACCCGCAGGAACCGGTGCCGGCCGTGGGAGGCGACCAGGCCGATGAGAAGGAGCAACGGCGTGGCCACGCCCACGACGATCGTCAGCGCGAACATCAGTGGGACCAGGACCAGTCGTCTTACGAGTCGCGGCGGGACCATCGGACCGTTCTCAGCTCAATCACCCGCGAGGTAGGCACTGCTTGCGGCGTAGGCCCGGTCGATGTTGGTCTCGACGCGCGACGCGTCGCGGTAACGCAGCTGGGAGAGGCCGGACCCCTGCCCGGTCGCCCCCGTGGGCAGCACGTGGACGCTCACGTCCTCCGGTAGCTCCGCCATCTCCTCGGCGAACCGGTGCCGTCGTGCGATCTCAAAGGCGACCAGCCCGACCTGCCAGGGGCGGCGCGGCGCGGTGAGCGGAGTCTCGATCCGGCCGACCTGCAGCACGTAGATCGTCCGGGCACCCTCGCGTACCGCACGGCCGATCGGGATGCTGTGCACGAGCCCGCCGTCGTAGAAGTGCTCGTCGCCGATGCGGACCGGCGGAAGGACCCCCGGCACGGCGCAGGAGGCCAGAACCGCCGGCACGATCGGACCACGGGTGAACCACCGGGGCTCCGCGCGTTCGATGTTGGCCGCCACGCAGTGGAACGGCACCGCCAGGTCCTCGATCAGGTCGACCGGCACGAAGGTGTCCAGCGCCGTGGACAGCAGGCCCGTCGAATGCAGGTGGGTGCCCGAGCGGATCAGCGTCGACACGCGGTTGAAGAACGAGCCGGCGAACACCGAGCCGGCGCCGTCACCCTGCCACGCCTTGGTCAGCAGATCGGCGGCGTTGGCGGGGTCGGCGGCGACGAACACGCCGTTGAAGGCGCCCACCGACGTGCCGACGACAAGGTCGGGACGGATGCCCGCCTCGGCGAGCGCGCGCAGCATACCCACCTCATGGGCGCCCAGCAGACCACCGCCACCCAGCACGAACGCGGTCTTGGGATGTTCCACATCGTCTCCCGTCGAATGCTCACAGGTTAGACGGTCGTACCCCTGATCGGGACGATTGATCATGAGACGGCGATCGCCTGGGGAAGTTCGGCTTCCACTGACACAGGGTGGCAGTGGAGTGGCCCTACCGTCCGGCAGGTGGCCTTCGCGGAGCCCCGCGGGGGCTTCGGGCAGATCGGACCGGGAGACCCTTCATGAACGACTTCGACTTCCTCACCGGCACGTGGGACGTCACCAACCGGCGGCGGACCGACTTCCTCGACGAGGCGAGCGCGTGGGAGGAGTTCCCCGCCGTC
It encodes:
- a CDS encoding 1-acyl-sn-glycerol-3-phosphate acyltransferase encodes the protein MFALTIVVGVATPLLLLIGLVASHGRHRFLRVAVIGVTWTVMECAALLASFALWIRGRTSDYDERHYALCGWFLRHVYAVSARVLGLTVEIQEPLNASADRPVIVLSRHAGPGDSFLIVHYLINVYGRRPRIVMKTTLQLDPTLDVMFNRLPNAFITGSAAPRGEAAGEIGRLAAGLDSRGAMLIFPEGGNFTPHRRVRAIRRLRRQGDHAEARRAGRMKNVLPPHVAGTLAAIEAAPMADVIFVAHTGADDLLSAGDVWREIPMTQPLRARWWRVPYEEIPETDRERWLYDWWATIDAWIAENRPESEAAPQPRES
- a CDS encoding patatin-like phospholipase family protein — protein: MEHPKTAFVLGGGGLLGAHEVGMLRALAEAGIRPDLVVGTSVGAFNGVFVAADPANAADLLTKAWQGDGAGSVFAGSFFNRVSTLIRSGTHLHSTGLLSTALDTFVPVDLIEDLAVPFHCVAANIERAEPRWFTRGPIVPAVLASCAVPGVLPPVRIGDEHFYDGGLVHSIPIGRAVREGARTIYVLQVGRIETPLTAPRRPWQVGLVAFEIARRHRFAEEMAELPEDVSVHVLPTGATGQGSGLSQLRYRDASRVETNIDRAYAASSAYLAGD